A window of Mangifera indica cultivar Alphonso chromosome 13, CATAS_Mindica_2.1, whole genome shotgun sequence contains these coding sequences:
- the LOC123194837 gene encoding uncharacterized protein LOC123194837 isoform X2: MVKGKLILICLSGGQFITKDDGSLSYDGGEANAITIYPETAFDDLMLKLAELLSFDHKSLSVKYFLPGNRRTLITLSNDRDLKRMYDFHEDAVTADVFVTGKVGFQREVLALSGDRDKGIILAETVPAYTGSQAAATTKAPASTSDAFTNSDGPSGANLSPDSPASSPIRLDISSTPADTVKKRRRIASQQKDAGSENVGKRSKSVSRRNYVQKHDLSAVDDNMDQQQDYDSLVDVSVFPVNSILSPENLVAAWKDGITGVGQEFSSVHEFRDALHKYAIAHNFKYRLKKNEKGRASGTCAVEGCSWRIYASWVPSEEVFKIKKMNKTHTCGGESRKAAQPTRSWLVGIIKDKLLQNPHCKTKEITESIHRDFGIELNYTQVWRGVLGARERLQGSYKEAYNQLPWFCDKLLEANPDSFVELSVGDDKRFQNLFVSFQSSIHGFQNGCRPLLFLDCTSLKSKHHETLFTATAVDGNDGAFPVAFAIVDTENDDKWHWFLERLRSAVSTSQPITFVTDKQKGLMKPVLDVFENAHHGYSIFHLLDEFMINLKGPFRGQGKNALPVNFLAAAQTARIDVFRNSLEQIKCVSSGAYEWLIQIEPEYWTNAIFKGETYHQITFDVAESYANWIEEVREQPLIKKLETILGKMIELMNNRLLESSEWSTKLTPVKEEKLMEETYKSRLLKVLFSSEMLFEVQNDSTNVVDMEKQSCSCLEWKVTGLPCQHAIAVFNVTERNVYDYCSRYFTVDMYHVAYSKSINPIAGLVNPWQEGNSKSAKAMLEDPDVLPPSATKSSSQQKRKRNRDGLIERTVTCTRCLGVGHNKVSCKEVV, translated from the exons ATGGTGAAAGGGAAGCTTATACTAATCTGCCTGTCTGGTGGCCAATTCATAACCAAGGATGATGGTTCATTGTCATATGATGGAGGGGAGGCAAATGCCATTACCATTTATCCCGAAACAGCTTTTGATGATCTGATGCTAAAATTAGCTGAACTTTTGAGCTTTGATCATAAATCCTTGTCTGTTAAGTATTTTCTTCCAGGAAATAGGCGAACACTTATCACTTTATCAAATGACAGAGATTTAAAAAGGATGTATGATTTTCATGAGGATGCAGTGACTGCAGATGTTTTTGTCACAGGGAAAGTAGGTTTTCAGCGTGAAGTCTTAGCCTTATCTGGTGACAG GGACAAAGGGATAATACTGGCTGAAACAGTGCCTGCCTATACTGGATCTCAAGCTGCTGCAACTACTAAGGCTCCTGCATCAACATCTGATGCCTTTACCAACTCTGATGGACCTAGTGGTGCTAATCTTTCTCCAGATAGTCCTGCCAGCAGTCCAATTAGACTCGATATCAGTTCTACCCCTGCTGATACTGTTAAGAAGCGGAGGCGTATTGCATCCCAGCAAAAGGATGCTGGCTCTGAAAATGTTGGTAAAAGAAGTAAAAGTGTATCTCGGAGAAATTATGTTCAAAAGCATGATCTCTCTGCAGTAGATGATAACATGGATCAGCAACAGGATTATGATTCCCTGGTAGATGTTTCTGTTTTTCCTGTTAACTCTATTTTATCACCCGAAAATTTGGTGGCAGCTTGGAAAGATGGTATAACTGGTGTAGGTCAGGAATTCAGCAGCGTGCATGAGTTTCGTGATGCATTGCATAAATATGCAATTGcacataattttaagtatagGTTAAAAAAGAATGAGAAAGGTCGTGCTAGTGGAACATGTGCTGTTGAAGGTTGTTCTTGGAGGATTTATGCATCTTGGGTCCCTTCTGAAGAAGTGTTCAAGataaaaaagatgaataaaacACATACATGTGGAGGAGAATCTAGGAAGGCTGCTCAACCAACTAGAAGTTGGTTGGTGGGTATCATAAAGGACAAATTACTTCAGAACCCACATTGCAAAACGAAGGAAATTACTGAGAGCATTCATCGAGATTTTGGGATTGAACTAAACTATACCCAAGTATGGCGCGGGGTATTAGGTGCCAGAGAGCGGCTTCAAGGTTCATACAAAGAGGCATATAATCAATTGCCTTGGTTTTGTGATAAGCTGTTGGAAGCAAACCCAGATAGTTTTGTGGAGCTTTCCGTTGGTGATGACAAAAGATTTCAGAACCTCTTTGTATCCTTTCAATCCTCAATACACGGTTTTCAAAATGGCTGTCGCCCACTTCTTTTCCTTGACTGTAcatcattaaaatcaaaacatCATGAGACCTTATTTACAGCTACTGCAGTTGATGGGAATGATGGTGCTTTTCCAGTTGCCTTTGCTATAGTGGATACTGAGAATGACGACAAGTGGCATTGGTTTCTGGAGCGGTTGAGATCTGCGGTTTCAACTTCTCAACCCATAACCTTTGTCACTGATAAACAGAAGGGGTTGATGAAGCCTGTGCTTGACGTATTTGAAAATGCGCACCATGGTTACTCTATATTCCACCTTTTAGATGAGTTCATGATAAATTTGAAGGGTCCATTCCGTGGACAGGGGAAGAATGCTTTGCCTGTCAATTTTTTGGCTGCTGCCCAAACAGCCAGGATTGATGTTTTCAGGAATTCATTGGAGCAAATTAAATGTGTTTCTTCAGGTGCTTATGAGTGGCTCATTCAGATTGAACCAGAGTATTGGACAAATGCAATTTTTAAGGGTGAGACTTATCATCAAATTACATTTGATGTTGCAGAGTCATATGCTAATTGGATAGAGGAAGTGCGGGAACAACCACTCATAAAGAAATTAGAGACAATTCTGGGTAAGATGATAGAGTTGATGAATAATCGTCTACTTGAATCTAGCGAGTGGTCTACTAAACTTACTCCAGTTAAAGAGGAAAAATTGATGGAAGAAACTTATAAATCGAGATTATTAAAAGTATTGTTTTCATCTGAAATGTTATTTGAGGTCCAGAATGACtccacaaatgttgttgatatGGAAAAACAAAGCTGCAGTTGTCTGGAGTGGAAAGTAACGGGGCTTCCTTGTCAACATGCTATTGCTGTTTTCAATGTCACAGAAAGGAATGTGTATGATTATTGTTCAAGATACTTCACTGTTGATATGTATCATGTGGCATACTCCAAGTCAATTAACCCCATAGCAGGCCTTGTCAACCCTTGGCAAGAAGGGAATTCTAAGTCAGCTAAAGCTATGTTGGAGGATCCAGATGTACTTCCACCTTCAGCAACAAAATCATCGAGCCAGCAGAAGAGGAAGCGAAACAGAGATGGATTGATAGAAAGAACTGTGACTTGCACCAGATGCCTGGGAGTAGGGCATAATAAAGTTTCATGCAAAGAGGTTGTGTAG
- the LOC123194837 gene encoding uncharacterized protein LOC123194837 isoform X1 translates to MLLLSSHFFNYGLNVIVLASPSLMGFLFKDHEPWLWLTPQCLLFFFLSDLRFAISSRSLWKLNELLAMVKGKLILICLSGGQFITKDDGSLSYDGGEANAITIYPETAFDDLMLKLAELLSFDHKSLSVKYFLPGNRRTLITLSNDRDLKRMYDFHEDAVTADVFVTGKVGFQREVLALSGDRDKGIILAETVPAYTGSQAAATTKAPASTSDAFTNSDGPSGANLSPDSPASSPIRLDISSTPADTVKKRRRIASQQKDAGSENVGKRSKSVSRRNYVQKHDLSAVDDNMDQQQDYDSLVDVSVFPVNSILSPENLVAAWKDGITGVGQEFSSVHEFRDALHKYAIAHNFKYRLKKNEKGRASGTCAVEGCSWRIYASWVPSEEVFKIKKMNKTHTCGGESRKAAQPTRSWLVGIIKDKLLQNPHCKTKEITESIHRDFGIELNYTQVWRGVLGARERLQGSYKEAYNQLPWFCDKLLEANPDSFVELSVGDDKRFQNLFVSFQSSIHGFQNGCRPLLFLDCTSLKSKHHETLFTATAVDGNDGAFPVAFAIVDTENDDKWHWFLERLRSAVSTSQPITFVTDKQKGLMKPVLDVFENAHHGYSIFHLLDEFMINLKGPFRGQGKNALPVNFLAAAQTARIDVFRNSLEQIKCVSSGAYEWLIQIEPEYWTNAIFKGETYHQITFDVAESYANWIEEVREQPLIKKLETILGKMIELMNNRLLESSEWSTKLTPVKEEKLMEETYKSRLLKVLFSSEMLFEVQNDSTNVVDMEKQSCSCLEWKVTGLPCQHAIAVFNVTERNVYDYCSRYFTVDMYHVAYSKSINPIAGLVNPWQEGNSKSAKAMLEDPDVLPPSATKSSSQQKRKRNRDGLIERTVTCTRCLGVGHNKVSCKEVV, encoded by the exons GAGTTGTTGGCAATGGTGAAAGGGAAGCTTATACTAATCTGCCTGTCTGGTGGCCAATTCATAACCAAGGATGATGGTTCATTGTCATATGATGGAGGGGAGGCAAATGCCATTACCATTTATCCCGAAACAGCTTTTGATGATCTGATGCTAAAATTAGCTGAACTTTTGAGCTTTGATCATAAATCCTTGTCTGTTAAGTATTTTCTTCCAGGAAATAGGCGAACACTTATCACTTTATCAAATGACAGAGATTTAAAAAGGATGTATGATTTTCATGAGGATGCAGTGACTGCAGATGTTTTTGTCACAGGGAAAGTAGGTTTTCAGCGTGAAGTCTTAGCCTTATCTGGTGACAG GGACAAAGGGATAATACTGGCTGAAACAGTGCCTGCCTATACTGGATCTCAAGCTGCTGCAACTACTAAGGCTCCTGCATCAACATCTGATGCCTTTACCAACTCTGATGGACCTAGTGGTGCTAATCTTTCTCCAGATAGTCCTGCCAGCAGTCCAATTAGACTCGATATCAGTTCTACCCCTGCTGATACTGTTAAGAAGCGGAGGCGTATTGCATCCCAGCAAAAGGATGCTGGCTCTGAAAATGTTGGTAAAAGAAGTAAAAGTGTATCTCGGAGAAATTATGTTCAAAAGCATGATCTCTCTGCAGTAGATGATAACATGGATCAGCAACAGGATTATGATTCCCTGGTAGATGTTTCTGTTTTTCCTGTTAACTCTATTTTATCACCCGAAAATTTGGTGGCAGCTTGGAAAGATGGTATAACTGGTGTAGGTCAGGAATTCAGCAGCGTGCATGAGTTTCGTGATGCATTGCATAAATATGCAATTGcacataattttaagtatagGTTAAAAAAGAATGAGAAAGGTCGTGCTAGTGGAACATGTGCTGTTGAAGGTTGTTCTTGGAGGATTTATGCATCTTGGGTCCCTTCTGAAGAAGTGTTCAAGataaaaaagatgaataaaacACATACATGTGGAGGAGAATCTAGGAAGGCTGCTCAACCAACTAGAAGTTGGTTGGTGGGTATCATAAAGGACAAATTACTTCAGAACCCACATTGCAAAACGAAGGAAATTACTGAGAGCATTCATCGAGATTTTGGGATTGAACTAAACTATACCCAAGTATGGCGCGGGGTATTAGGTGCCAGAGAGCGGCTTCAAGGTTCATACAAAGAGGCATATAATCAATTGCCTTGGTTTTGTGATAAGCTGTTGGAAGCAAACCCAGATAGTTTTGTGGAGCTTTCCGTTGGTGATGACAAAAGATTTCAGAACCTCTTTGTATCCTTTCAATCCTCAATACACGGTTTTCAAAATGGCTGTCGCCCACTTCTTTTCCTTGACTGTAcatcattaaaatcaaaacatCATGAGACCTTATTTACAGCTACTGCAGTTGATGGGAATGATGGTGCTTTTCCAGTTGCCTTTGCTATAGTGGATACTGAGAATGACGACAAGTGGCATTGGTTTCTGGAGCGGTTGAGATCTGCGGTTTCAACTTCTCAACCCATAACCTTTGTCACTGATAAACAGAAGGGGTTGATGAAGCCTGTGCTTGACGTATTTGAAAATGCGCACCATGGTTACTCTATATTCCACCTTTTAGATGAGTTCATGATAAATTTGAAGGGTCCATTCCGTGGACAGGGGAAGAATGCTTTGCCTGTCAATTTTTTGGCTGCTGCCCAAACAGCCAGGATTGATGTTTTCAGGAATTCATTGGAGCAAATTAAATGTGTTTCTTCAGGTGCTTATGAGTGGCTCATTCAGATTGAACCAGAGTATTGGACAAATGCAATTTTTAAGGGTGAGACTTATCATCAAATTACATTTGATGTTGCAGAGTCATATGCTAATTGGATAGAGGAAGTGCGGGAACAACCACTCATAAAGAAATTAGAGACAATTCTGGGTAAGATGATAGAGTTGATGAATAATCGTCTACTTGAATCTAGCGAGTGGTCTACTAAACTTACTCCAGTTAAAGAGGAAAAATTGATGGAAGAAACTTATAAATCGAGATTATTAAAAGTATTGTTTTCATCTGAAATGTTATTTGAGGTCCAGAATGACtccacaaatgttgttgatatGGAAAAACAAAGCTGCAGTTGTCTGGAGTGGAAAGTAACGGGGCTTCCTTGTCAACATGCTATTGCTGTTTTCAATGTCACAGAAAGGAATGTGTATGATTATTGTTCAAGATACTTCACTGTTGATATGTATCATGTGGCATACTCCAAGTCAATTAACCCCATAGCAGGCCTTGTCAACCCTTGGCAAGAAGGGAATTCTAAGTCAGCTAAAGCTATGTTGGAGGATCCAGATGTACTTCCACCTTCAGCAACAAAATCATCGAGCCAGCAGAAGAGGAAGCGAAACAGAGATGGATTGATAGAAAGAACTGTGACTTGCACCAGATGCCTGGGAGTAGGGCATAATAAAGTTTCATGCAAAGAGGTTGTGTAG